A single genomic interval of Lynx canadensis isolate LIC74 chromosome A2, mLynCan4.pri.v2, whole genome shotgun sequence harbors:
- the PEAK3 gene encoding protein PEAK3: MSSPPPPTETPAPDAPTWPTQPTYGNLGEVRAHLLPSKACRPPRKSGPPSADPQPLPPPLPKKTLSRTQSLPSHRAASRSPAPERQPRRPFVGSHSVDERQADDGQARPACPLAETPFGSLDTSLGLSWHDLSCPEATRAVLEARQLEGLRTVHSRLEARLLGGHPGPCHPGHDFRLLDSSPYVESGDALYYRMVRVGDESWHLLAAKVSKSGAEEPRPWGLELQASLPPHFNLQGLCGLVPEGALPGVPWPGPVVLAAEVPERTLTQWLAEVGTRRRPAELAWAAALLLLQLSAALEQLEARGAALAELRPENLLLAAPRGCAAAGPPRLLLADFGRVRPRPPGAPGAHAPQLGRLLRTLLGLAAPSATPLAHGLETLAARLARSRPSAAQTRGALQALLWGPGPELHRQGALLGPWLQVRRALLVLHLAERASGGELPGLEDWLCCEYLAEATEASLSHALALLWD; the protein is encoded by the exons ATGAGCAGCCCCCCGCCGCCCACAGAGACCCCCGCACCTGACGCCCCCACCTGGCCGACTCAGCCGACCTACGGCAACCTCG gtgAGGTCCGCGCCCACCTGCTGCCCTCCAAGGCCTGCCGGCCCCCCCGGAAATCTGGGCCCCCCTCGGCTGACccgcagcccctgcccccacccctgcccaagaAGACCCTGTCCAGGACCCAGTCTCTGCCCAGCCACAGGGCCGCCAGCCGCAGCCCTGCTCCGGAAAGGCAGCCCCGGAGGCCCTTTGTGGGGTCCCACAGTGTGGACGAGCGCCAGGCGGATGACGGCCAAGCTCGGCCAGCCTGTCCCCTTGCAGAGACGCCCTTCGGCTCCCTCGACACCTCACTGGGCCTCTCCTGGCACGACCTGAGTTGCCCCGAGGCCACGCGCGCCGTCCTGGAGGCCCGGCAGCTGGAGGGTCTCCGCACTGTGCACTCCCGGCTCGAGGCCCGGCTCCTGGGGGGCCACCCGGGCCCCTGCCACCCCGGCCACGACTTCCGCCTCCTGGACAGCTCGCCCTACGTGGAGAGTGGGGACGCCCTCTACTACCGCATGGTGCGGGTGGGCGACGAGTCGTGGCACCTCCTGGCGGCCAAG GTGTCCAAGTCGGGAGCGGAGGAGCCTCGCCCGTGGGGCCTGGAGCTGCAGGCCTCACTGCCCCCACACTTCAACCTCCAGGGGCTGTGCGGCCTGGTGCCCGAGGGCGCACTGCCCGGGGTGCCCTGGCCGGGCCCCGTGGTGCTGGCGGCCGAGGTGCCGGAGCGCACGCTGACCCAGTGGCTGGCAGAGGTGGGCACGCGGCGGCGGCCGGCGGAGTTGGCCTGGGCGGCGGCCCTGCTCCTGCTGCAGCTGAGCGCGGCCCTGGAGCAGCTGGAGGCGCGCGGCGCGGCCCTGGCGGAGCTGCGGCCGGAGAACCTGCTGCTGGCGGCGCCCCGGGGCTGTGCGGCCGCCGGGCCCCCGCGCCTGCTGCTGGCCGACTTCGGCCGCGTCCGCCCGCGGCCGCCGGGAGCCCCGGGCGCCCACGCGCCGCAGCTGGGCCGCCTGCTCCGCACGCTCCTCGGCCTCGCCGCGCCCTCAGCCACGCCCTTGGCCCACGGCCTGGAGACTCTGGCGGCCCGGCTGGCCCGCTCCCGGCCCTCGGCGGCCCAGACGCGCGGCGCGCTGCAGGCGCTGCTCTGGGGGCCCGGGCCCGAGCTGCACCGCCAGGGGGCGCTGCTGGGGCCCTGGCTGCAGGTGCGCCGCGCGCTGCTGGTCCTGCACCTGGCCGAGCGGGCCTCGGGTGGGGAACTGCCCGGCCTGGAGGACTGGCTGTGCTGTGAGTACCTGGCCGAGGCCACCGAGGCCTCGCTGAGCCACGCCCTGGCACTGCTGTGGGACTGA
- the LINGO3 gene encoding leucine-rich repeat and immunoglobulin-like domain-containing nogo receptor-interacting protein 3, with product MTCWLCVLSLQLLLLPAAPPPAGGCPARCECTAQTRAVACPRRRLTAVPDGIPAETRLLELSRNRIRCLNPGDLAALPLLEELDLSENVIAHVEPGAFANLPRLRVLRLRGNLLKLIPPGVFTRLDNLTLLDLSENKLVILLDYTFQDLRSLRRLEVGDNHLVFISRRAFAGLLALEELTLERCNLTALSGESLGHLRGLGALRLRHLAIAALEDQNFRRLPGLLHLEIDNWPLLEEVAAGSLQGLNLTSLSVTHTNITAVPAAALRHQAHLTCLNLSHNPISTVPRGSFRDLVRLRELHLAGALLAVVEPQAFLGLRQIRLLNLSDNLLSTLEESTFHSVNTLETLRVDGNPLACDCRLLWIVQRRKTLNFDGRLPACATPAEVRGDALRNLPDSVLFEYFVCRKPKIRERRLQRVTAAAGDDVRFRCRAEGEPAPTVAWVTPRHRAVTAAAGAGRARVLPGGTLEIRGARPQDSGTYTCVASNAGGNDTYFATLTVQPEPAANRTPGEGRNDTQAAARFPLDLTSILVSTAMGCITFLGVVLFCFLLLFAWSRGRGQHKNNFSVEYSFRKVDGPAAAAGPGGARKFTMKMI from the coding sequence ATGACCTGCTGGCTGTGCGTCCTAAGCCTGCAGCTCCTGCTCCTGCCCGCGGCGCCGCCCCCGGCCGGCGGCTGCCCCGCCCGCTGCGAGTGCACGGCGCAGACGCGCGCGGTGGCCTGTCCCCGGCGCCGGCTGACCGCCGTGCCCGACGGCATCCCGGCCGAGACGCGCCTGCTGGAGCTCAGCCGCAACCGCATCCGCTGCCTGAACCCGGGCGACCTGGCCGCGCTGCCGCTGCTGGAGGAGCTGGACCTGAGCGAGAACGTGATCGCGCACGTGGAGCCGGGCGCCTTCGCCAACCTGCCGCGCCTGCGCGTCCTGCGCCTCCGGGGCAACCTGCTCAAGCTCATCCCGCCCGGCGTCTTCACGCGCCTGGACAACCTCACGCTGCTGGACCTGAGCGAGAACAAGCTGGTCATCCTCCTGGACTACACCTTCCAGGACCTGCGCAGCCTCCGCCGGCTGGAGGTGGGCGACAACCACCTGGTGTTCATCTCGCGCCGCGCCTTCGCGGGGCTGCTGGCGCTCGAGGAGCTGACCCTGGAGCGCTGCAACCTCACGGCGCTGTCGGGCGAGTCCCTGGGCCACCTGCGGGGCCTGGGCGCCCTGCGGCTGCGCCACCTGGCCATCGCCGCCCTGGAGGACCAGAACTTCCGCAGGCTGCCCGGCCTGCTGCACCTGGAGATCGACAACTGGCCGCTGCTGGAGGAGGTGGCCGCCGGCAGCCTGCAGGGCCTCAACCTGACCTCGCTGTCCGTCACGCACACCAACATCACCGCCGTGCCGGCGGCCGCGCTCCGCCACCAGGCCCACCTCACCTGCCTCAACCTGTCCCACAACCCCATCAGCACGGTGCCGCGCGGCTCCTTCCGCGACCTGGTCCGCCTGCGCGAGCTGCACCTGGCCGGCGCCCTGCTGGCCGTGGTGGAGCCGCAGGCCTTCCTGGGGCTGCGGCAGATCCGCCTGCTCAACCTCTCCGACAACCTGCTGTCCACGCTGGAGGAGAGCACCTTCCACTCGGTCAACACGCTGGAGACGCTGCGCGTGGACGGGAACCCGCTGGCCTGCGACTGTCGCCTGCTCTGGATCGTGCAGCGCCGGAAGACCCTCAACTTCGACGGGCGGCTCCCGGCCTGCGCCACCCCCGCCGAGGTCCGCGGCGACGCGCTGCGCAACCTGCCCGACTCCGTGCTCTTCGAGTACTTCGTGTGCCGCAAGCCCAAGATCCGCGAGCGGCGGCTGCAGCGCGTCACGGCCGCCGCGGGCGACGACGTGCGCTTCCGGTGCCGCGCCGAGGGCGAGCCCGCGCCCACCGTGGCCTGGGTGACGCCGCGCCACCGCGCCGTGACCGCCGCCGCCGGCGCCGGGCGCGCGCGCGTGCTGCCGGGGGGCACGCTGGAGATCCGCGGCGCGCGCCCGCAGGACAGCGGCACGTACACGTGCGTGGCCAGCAACGCGGGCGGCAACGACACCTACTTCGCCACGCTGACCGTGCAGCCCGAGCCCGCCGCCAACCGGACCCCGGGCGAGGGCCGCAACGACACGCAGGCGGCCGCGCGCTTCCCGCTGGACCTCACCAGCATCCTGGTGTCCACCGCCATGGGCTGCATCACCTTCCTGGGCGTCGTCCTCTTCTGCTTCCTGCTGCTGTTCGCGTGGAGCCGCGGCCGCGGGCAGCATAAGAACAACTTCTCGGTGGAGTACTCCTTCCGCAAGGTGGACGGGCCGGCCGCCGCCGCGGGCCCGGGGGGGGCGCGCAAGTTCACCATGAAGATGATCTGA
- the OAZ1 gene encoding LOW QUALITY PROTEIN: ornithine decarboxylase antizyme 1 (The sequence of the model RefSeq protein was modified relative to this genomic sequence to represent the inferred CDS: deleted 1 base in 1 codon), with protein MVKSSLQRILNSHCFAREKEGDKPSATVHASRTMPLLSLHSRGGRSSESSRASVTASNCCSNLGPGPRWCSDVPHPPLKIPGGRGNSQRDHNLSANLFYSDNRLNVTEELTSNNKTRVLNVQTRLTGSKHIDWRAVLSGGCLYIEIPGGALPEGSKDSFAVLLEFAEEQLHADHVFICFHKNRDDRAALLRTFSFLGFEIVRPGHPLVPKRPDACFMAYTFERESSGEEE; from the exons ATGGTGAAATCCTCCCTGCAGCGGATCCTCAACAGCCACTGCTTcgccagagagaaggagggggataAACCCAGCGCCACCGTCCACGCCAGCCGCACCATGCCGCTCCTCAGCCTGCACAGCCGCGGCGGCCGCAGCAGCGAGAG TTCCAGGGCCTCCGTCACCGCTTCTAACTGCTGTAGTAACCTGGGTCCAGGGCCTCGGTGGTGCTCC GATGTCCCTCACCCACCCCTGAAGATCCCAGGTGGGCGAGGGAATAGTCAGAGGGATCACAATCTTTCAGCTAATTTATTTTACTCC GATAATCGGCTGAATGTAACAGAGGAACTAACGTCTAACAACAAGACGAGGGTCCTGAACGTCCAGACCAGGCTCACGGGCTCCAAGCACATCGACTGGAGAGCGGTGCTGAGTGGCGGCTGCCTCTACATCGAGATCCCAGGCGGGGCCCTGCCCGAGGGGAGCAAAGACAG CTTCGCAGTTCTTCTGGAGTTCGCGGAGGAGCAGCTCCACGCCGACCACGTCTTCATTTGCTTCCACAAGAACCGCGATGACAGAG CTGCCTTGCTCCGGACCTTCAGCTTTTTGGGCTTTGAGATTGTGAGACCGGGGCATCCCCTTGTCCCCAAGAGACCCGACGCTTGCTTCATGGCCTACACGTTTGAGAGAGAGTCTTCGGGGGAGGAGGAGTAG